One segment of Tamandua tetradactyla isolate mTamTet1 chromosome 13, mTamTet1.pri, whole genome shotgun sequence DNA contains the following:
- the INA gene encoding alpha-internexin — MSFGSEHYLCAASSYRKVFGDSSRMSARLSGVGGAGSFRSQSLSRCNVASSAACSSASSLGLGLAYRRPPASDGLDLSQAAARTNEYKIIRTNEKEQLQGLNDRFAVFIEKVHQLETQNRALEAELAALRQRHAEPSRVGELFQRELRDLRAQLEEASSGRAQALLERDGLAEEIQRLRARCEEESRGREGAERALKAQQRDVDGATLARLDLEKKVESLLDELAFVRQVHDEEVAELLATLQASSQAAAEVDVAVAKPDLTSALREIRAQYESLAAKNLQSAEEWYKSKFANLNEQAARSTEAIRASREEIHEYRRQLQARTIEIEGLRGANESLERQILELEERHSAEVAGYQDSIGQLENDLRNTKSEMARHLREYQDLLNVKMALDIEIAAYRKLLEGEETRFSTSGLSISGLNPLPNPGYLLPTRILSSTTSKVSSTGLTLKKEEEEEEEEEEASKVASKKTTHIGESFEEISEETGISTKKTEKSNTEESTISSQKI, encoded by the exons ATGAGCTTCGGCTCGGAACACTACCTGTGCGCCGCCTCCTCCTACCGCAAGGTGTTCGGGGACAGCTCTCGCATGTCCGCGCGCCTCTCCGGGGTGGGCGGCGCGGGCAGCTTCCGCTCGCAATCGCTGTCCCGCTGCAATGTGGCCTCGTCGGCCGCCTGCTCCTCGGCCTCGTCGCTCGGCCTGGGTCTGGCCTACCGCCGGCCGCCGGCGTCCGACGGGCTTGATCTGAGTCAGGCGGCGGCGCGTACTAACGAGTACAAGATCATTCGCACCAACGAGAAGGAGCAGCTTCAGGGCCTCAATGACCGCTTCGCGGTGTTCATTGAGAAGGTGCACCAGCTGGAGACGCAGAACCGAGCGCTCGAGGCCGAGCTGGCCGCGTTGCGGCAGCGCCACGCCGAGCCTTCGCGGGTGGGAGAGCTCTTCCAGCGTGAGCTGCGCGACCTGCGTGCGCAGCTGGAGGAGGCGAGCTCGGGGCGCGCGCAGGCCCTGCTGGAGCGCGACGGGCTGGCCGAGGAGATTCAGCGGCTGCGGGCGCGCTGCGAGGAGGAGAGCCGCGGGCGTGAAGGTGCCGAGCGCGCCTTGAAGGCGCAGCAGCGCGACGTGGACGGCGCCACGCTGGCCCGCCTGGACCTGGAGAAGAAGGTGGAGTCGCTGCTGGACGAACTGGCCTTCGTGCGCCAGGTGCATGACGAGGAGGTGGCTGAGCTGCTGGCTACTCTGCAGGCGTCGTCGCAGGCCGCGGCTGAGGTGGACGTGGCTGTGGCTAAGCCAGACCTGACTTCGGCACTGAGAGAGATCCGCGCGCAGTATGAGTCCCTGGCCGCCAAGAACCTGCAGTCGGCCGAGGAATGGTACAAGTCCAAGTTCGCCAACCTGAATGAGCAGGCGGCGCGTAGCACTGAGGCCATCCGGGCCAGCCGCGAGGAGATCCACGAGTACCGGCGCCAGCTGCAGGCACGCACGATTGAAATCGAGGGGCTGCGTGGAGCCAACGAGTCCTTGGAGAGGCAGATCCTGGAGCTGGAGGAGCGGCATAGCGCTGAGGTGGCCGGCTACCAG GACAGCATTGGGCAGCTGGAGAATGATTTGAGGAACACCAAGAGTGAAATGGCTCGCCACCTTCGAGAATACCAAGATTTACTCAATGTCAAAATGGCTCTTGACATTGAGATAGCAGCTTACAG GAAACTGCTGGAAGGTGAAGAAACACGTTTCAGCACCAGTGGATTAAGCATTTCAGGCCTGAATCCACTTCCCAACCCAGGCTATCTGCTCCCAACTAGAATCCTCAGTTCTACAACCTCCAAAGTCTCATCCACTGGGCTGACACttaagaaagaggaggaggaggaagaggaggaggaagaggcttCTAAAGTAGCCTCTAAGAAAACCACCCATATAGGGGAGAGTTTTGAAGAAATATCAGAGGAGACAGGAATATCTACTAAGAAAACCGAGAAATCAAATACTGAAGAAAGCACCATTTCAAGCCAAAAAATATAA